Below is a window of Verrucomicrobiia bacterium DNA.
TTGTTGCGCGTGGGCGGGGTCGCCCCCCGAATCGCCGACAAGGGCCCGGAGTTGAGTTGGAGCGCGTCACAGACATCGTTTAACCCGATGCTGTGAGTCACCTGCGCGTAGCACAGAGTAACGACGTGGCTCCACTCATCAGAGGTGCGCGCCTGCTCATCGACTCCGGTTTCCCGGGCTAACTTGGGCACCAGGTGGTTCGGAATATAGTTGCAAAGCTGGCGGACAATGGTGAATTTTGACGCGGTTGGAATTTTTTGTTTTTCATTTGCCTGCCGTGTGGCAGGTTTTACCAAAATTTCCAACCATTTTTTTCAACTTCCTGTGGGATGGCAGTGGATTCATTTATACAAATCCTCCTATTATATTTCCTCATAGGAAGTTATGCTGCCCTATTTTCGATCTGGACTCACAGACGAAACCCCGCGTCAGTTGAGACCACTCGCGAAAACTTGCTTGCGAAATCGTAAAACCGTTCAGCAAGTCCATACAGCCGAAATGCGTGTGATTCTGACGTCCCTCCATAACATGCTTAACCCAGTGGTCTATATCCACACCCGAGGCGCGGCTACTGCCCGGCCGCTTCGGCTTTTAAGTAGATTGTGTGATGCTTGACATGCTTTGCATTCTTTTATTATGAGTCAGACAACGGACCGCCGCTGGCACACCGCTTTTGTCCTGTGGCTTATCGTGATATGTTCGTACTGTTACTGCCACACGAGGTCCGGTGATAATGCAATGGTGCTCTCTCGGACGGACCTGCTTCATGCACTTGTTTCTCAAAACACATTTGTGATCGATCGCTACCAGTCGAATACCCCGGATAAGACTTTGATTCACCGCCATTATTATTCTGACAAGGCGCCGGGAATCGTACTGCTCGCTTTCCCGGGTTGGTGGAGGACGGCGGCTGGTTTTTCGATACGGAGTTGCTGGTCGTTGCGGAGAAATGCGGTTACCGTATTTGCGATGTGCCCGTGCGCTGGATTGACGATCCGGATACCAGGGTGAAAGTATTGCCGACCGCTTGGGCCGATATCAGAGGATTGGCGCGTCTCCGTCGCAAGTTGCGGGGCGGCGCCTATGGGGTTTTGACACAAGGGTCCTTGGGCATCCGCGCGCAAAGGAGCCCATGAAGACCAAAGCGTTCACCTTAATCGAACTGTTGGTGGTCATTGCTGTGATCGCCATTTTGGCGGCGCTGTTGTTGCCAGCCCTGAACAAGGCGAAGGCCAAGGCCACGGGGGTGGGTTGTTTGAACAACCTGAAACAACTCCAGACCTGCTGGCAATTGTATGTGGACGATCACAACGGCTTTGTCCCGCCGAATAAATCCCTTCTGACCAACGGCGTCTGGAGGAGCGCACCGGATTCCTGGATTGGTTTCAGCAGCGCGCCCTACGATGACACCACGCTCCCGATTCAAAACGGATTGCTCTTCAAGTATGATTACAACCGGTCGCTGGCGACGTATCATTGTCCAGCGGACAAATCCACCGTTCGGCGCCTCAACGGGCAGGATTCGGGACTCTTGCGGACGCGTAGTTATTCCATGAGCGGCTGTCTGGGCGGGCGGACCAATGAGGTGCAGAGCACGGTGCTGCGGAGCGGCGACATCCCGCAGCCGTCGCAACTCTTTGTGTTCATCGATGAGAACGAGGACAGCATCGATGACGCGCATTTCCTGACCTGGCCGGCGCCAGATGATCGCTGGGTGAACTTGCCGGCCGATCGCCATGGCCAGGCGGGAGTGTTGTCATTCGCTGACGGCCACGCCGAATCCTGGAAATGGAGGTGGCCAAAGCAGTTCAAGAAAAAGGAGAGCTATTGGAAGCGAGCCGAGAGCCCTGCGGACTTGATAGACCTGCGCCGGCTGCAGAGCGCAATCTTGCCGGTGTCCAATTTTGTGGCCCAACCGTGAAGCTGGCTAATACTTTTCGGGGAGAAGTGTCCCCTGGAGGCGGCCGAGCGGTCTATTCCCAGTCCGAAGTTGAAGTTCCTGGACCAGGTGAGCGAAGTGATGCGATTTTAGATTTAAACGCGACTCGCTTCGGACGGAGGGACGCATCAGTTGATGGCGAAACTGCTCTACGGCAGGCAAGGTTTAATCAGCGATGCCCAGAGCGCGTAACACTTCGCATTGGGATGCAGCCCATCGGGCTTGAACAAGTCCGGGCGCGGATTGCCATCCGGGCCCAGCATGGGGGAAAAGACATCGATGAACGCGAGTCCTTTCCCTTTCATGGCCGCAATCTCCCGGTTCGCGGCGATGATGTTCTCTTTCAAACGCCAGCGTGACAGACTCGGTTTGATGGAAATGAAGGCGATGCGGGTCATGGGCAGGCGGGCGCGAATGGCACGCACAAAGGTCTTGTAATCGGCCACTACCTGGTCCGGTGTCTTGCCTGCAGCGAGGTCATTGTCCCCTGCATAGAGCACAATCATCCTCGGGTGGTAAGGGAAGATGATCCGCTCCGCGAAGGCGGTCGAATCCGGTATTTCAGACCCTCCGAACCCGCGGTTGATCAC
It encodes the following:
- a CDS encoding DUF4372 domain-containing protein, whose translation is MPKLARETGVDEQARTSDEWSHVVTLCYAQVTHSIGLNDVCDALQLNSGPLSAIRGATPPTRN
- a CDS encoding prepilin-type N-terminal cleavage/methylation domain-containing protein, with product MKTKAFTLIELLVVIAVIAILAALLLPALNKAKAKATGVGCLNNLKQLQTCWQLYVDDHNGFVPPNKSLLTNGVWRSAPDSWIGFSSAPYDDTTLPIQNGLLFKYDYNRSLATYHCPADKSTVRRLNGQDSGLLRTRSYSMSGCLGGRTNEVQSTVLRSGDIPQPSQLFVFIDENEDSIDDAHFLTWPAPDDRWVNLPADRHGQAGVLSFADGHAESWKWRWPKQFKKKESYWKRAESPADLIDLRRLQSAILPVSNFVAQP
- a CDS encoding SGNH/GDSL hydrolase family protein, with protein sequence MHAKTVFQNSSFLILLALAAGLAVLSAQNPASDARLSRWEPEIRALEAQDRSNPPPQHAILFIGSSSLRLWKTMAQDFPGKPVINRGFGGSEIPDSTAFAERIIFPYHPRMIVLYAGDNDLAAGKTPDQVVADYKTFVRAIRARLPMTRIAFISIKPSLSRWRLKENIIAANREIAAMKGKGLAFIDVFSPMLGPDGNPRPDLFKPDGLHPNAKCYALWASLIKPCLP